In a genomic window of Gossypium arboreum isolate Shixiya-1 chromosome 7, ASM2569848v2, whole genome shotgun sequence:
- the LOC108463260 gene encoding germin-like protein subfamily 1 member 14, whose translation MKSAHFILAFCLLALASPLAYASDPSSLQDFCVAIGDHKDGVFVNGKFCKDPKLAKAEDFYYSGLNIPRNTSNPVGSTVTPVNVAQIPGLNTLGISLVRIDYGPNGGLNPPHTHPRATEILVVVEGTLYVGFVTSNTDNRLITKVLYPGDVFVFPIGLIHFQFNVGKTKAVAFAGLSSQNPGVITIANAVFGPNPSINPDILVKAFQLDKNVVKKLQSKFWWANN comes from the exons ATGAAAAGTGCTCATTTCATCCTAGCATTTTGTCTTTTGGCTCTAGCTTCCCCATTAGCCTACGCATCTGATCCTAGTTCTCTCCAAGACTTCTGCGTAGCCATCGGCGACCACAAGGATGGTG TGTTTGTTAATGGGAAGTTCTGCAAGGATCCAAAGCTTGCCAAAGCAGAAGACTTCTATTATTCAGGGCTCAACATTCCTAGAAACACATCAAATCCGGTAGGATCCACTGTGACTCCCGTCAATGTTGCTCAAATACCGGGACTCAATACTCTTGGCATCTCATTGGTTCGAATTGACTATGGACCAAATGGTGGCCTAAACCCCCCTCACACTCACCCTCGTGCCACCGAAATCCTAGTCGTTGTCGAGGGCACACTCTATGTTGGCTTTGTGACATCCAACACCGATAATCGTCTCATTACCAAGGTCCTATACCCTGGAGATGTATTTGTTTTCCCAATTGGCCTCATTCACTTCCAGTTCAATGTGGGAAAAACCAAGGCCGTTGCCTTCGCTGGTTTGAGCAGCCAGAATCCTGGTGTCATTACAATAGCCAATGCAGTGTTCGGACCAAATCCATCTATTAATCCTGATATCCTTGTCAAAGCTTTCCAATTGGACAAAAATGTGGTGAAAAAACTTCAATCAAAATTTTGGTGGGCTAACAATTAG